The window CGGTGCCAAGCCCGGAATGCGCAATACGCTGCTCACACATGACGAAGATCGCTATGCCGACGAATTGTGGTGGCGCGAAAATCGCCCCGAACTGGAGCTCGGCCCGGGCAGCTGGGGCTGGGTCAATGCCGCCTATGACAGCACCGCGAAAATCTTTGCCAAGGGCGCGCTCGAAGGTGTCGATCTGCCCGTATTCGTTATCGCGACAAAGGCTGACAAGCTTGTGAGCCCTGCCGCGATTCGCAGTGCCATTGCTCGCCTACCCGATGTCGATAACCTGATTTTCGGTTCCGAAGCGCGGCATGAGATCTTGCGCGAAGAAGACGCGGTGCGTGACCGCGCGCTGGCCGCCATCGATGGCTTCTTGGAGCGGAAGCTGACGGGATGACCGAGGTTTTCGATTTTGCCGTAATCGGTGCGGGCATGGCGGGGGCAAGCATTGCCGCCGAACTGGCTCCGCATGGTAGGGTGTTACTTGCCGAGGCAGAGGATCGTCCGGGGTACCACACCACTGGCCGGTCTGCGGCCTTTCGCGAGGAATGCTACGGTGGCCCGGATATCGTGCCCCTGACGCTCGCTTCCGGCCCCTATCTTCAGGATGGGGGTTTCCTGACGCCGCGCGGCGGACTTTATGTGGCGCGCACTGGGCAGGAAGAGGAGATCGAGAGCTTCCTCGAACGCTTCGCCGACGCCGGTGTGACGATCAGACGATTGAACCGCGCGGGGCTGGAGCAAATGCTGCCCGGAGTGCTTCCCGGATGGGATCATGCGCTCAGCCAGCCCAATTGCGCGGATATCGATGTGGGCGGCTTGCACCAACATTACCTTTCGCTGGCCCGCCAAGGCGATGTCGAATTGCGGACCCGCCATCGTCTGGTTTCGGCGGAACGCGATGGAGCGGAATGGCGGCTCGATTTCGGTACGACGGGCGAGGTGCGCGCGGCTGTGGTGATCAACGCCGCAGGAGCCTGGGCAGACAGTGTCGCGCAATTGTGCGGCGCGCGGCCGATCGGCATCCAGCCGCTGCGGCGGACAGTGGCGCAATTGCGCGTTAACCCGGCAGCGCCTGCCGACCTGCCTCTCACGCTCGATCTCTCGGGCGATTTTTATTTCCGCCCGGAAAGCGGGAAACTCTGGCTCAGTCCGCATGACGAAACGCCATCAGAGCCGTGCGATGCCGCGCCGGAAGAGATGGACATCGCGCTCGCGATCGATCGTTTCCAGAACGTAGTCGATTGGGAAATCGAGGCGGTAGAGCACAAATGGGCGGGTCTGCGCAGCTTCTCACCCGATCGCCTGCCGGTTTACGGCTTCGATCCCGTGGTGGATGGATTCTTCTGGTTCGCAGGCCAGGGCGGCTACGGCATCCAGACCGCGCCAGCCGCTGCGCGCCTCGGCGCACAATTGGCCAGCGGACAGGACCGGGATGCCATGACCGACGCTCTGGATGTAAAATTATACACGCCAGATCGCTTTGCCCTCCCGGTGGCCTAGCCAAGCGGTGTCAATTTGTTATGCTGCCGCCAGCTCAATTTGAAGATCATCACCACTAGAGGAGAGCATTTCCATGGCGCATCATTTCCAGATTTATAAGGACAAGGCTGGCGAATTCCGCGTTCGGTTCAAATACAATGACGAGATCATGTTCTCGACCGAAGGCTATTCGTCCAAGGCCAGCGCCAAGAACGCTATTGAATCGATCCAGAAGAACGGCCCCGGCGCCAAGATTGTCGACGAGAGCTGAGGCTTTCCAATAACTGATTTGAGAAAGGCCGGTCCCACGCGGGGCCGGCCTTTTTTTCATGCCTGAGCGAAGTTAGCCGCGACTGATCGCGTCAGCCGCATCGCTGGCGAGCTGGTCGACACGCTCGTTTTCCGGATGGCCGTTGTGGCCTTTCACCCATTGCCAGGTGATCTTGTGGGTGGATGCCACCTCAATAAGGTCGTGCCACAGATCGGCATTCTTCACCGGTTTTTTGCTGGCATTGATCCAGCCGCGCTTTTTCCAGCCGTGAACCCACTTTGTGATCCCGTCGATCAGATATTTGCTGTCTGTGTAGAGCGTTACTTCGCAGGGCTCGATGAGCGCACCCAGCGCCTTGATCGCCGCGGTCATCTCCATGCGGTTGTTGGTCGTTTCGGCTTCGGAGCCGACCAGCTCTTTCTCATGCCGACCCATGCGCAGCAATGCGCCCCAGCCGCCCGGACCGGGATTGCCCTTGCAGGCACCATCGGTGAAAATTTCGACATGTTTCATGCGAAGAGCCCTGCACCACTGCTCTGGTAGAATTGCAAGCGGCGGACGAAATCCATGGGATCCTTGCGGGTGACGAGAGCATCCGCCGGTGTGTCGATCCAATCCTGCGCCCGGCTGGAGATAAATCGCATACATGCGCCCTGCGCCAGAAGCGGCATGGCTGCTATTTCGGCATCGCCCAGTGCACGAACCGACTGGTATCCTGCGAGCAACGCCTCGCCGATATCAACATTATAGGTCTGCCCGACATCGGCAAAGCTCCAGGCCGCATGGGTCACCGCCAGATCGTAGGCCATCATATCCTCACAGGCGAAGTAGAAGTCGATAAGCCCGCTCACCTCGTCGCCCAGCATCAGCACATTGTCCGGGAACAGGTCCGAATGAATCACCGATCGCGGCAAATCCTGCGGCCAGTCCGCGGCAATCGATCGGGCCATTGGAAGCATGTCGGGCAGTTCTGAGTCGATGCTCGCCAACGCCTCTGCGCCGCATTGTTCGAGCACGTGCAGTGAAGTGCCAGGCCCCAGATCATTCGTCCGCCGCCCGGAATAATCGTCCGCAGCAAGGTGCAGGCGAGCGAGCACCGCGCCCACATTGTGCGCTTGTGAAGGGGTGGGATTGTCGATCGAAACACCCGGCAGGAATTCGATCAGCGCCACCGCCTTGCCATCTATCATGCGCGAGGCGGCGCCTGTCATATCGTGGATCGTGCGCGGAACGGGCAAGCCCTTGGCGGACAGATGATCGAGCAGCCCCAGGAAAAACGGCAGGTCAGCAACGTCGATGCGCCGCTCATACATGGTCAGGATGAAGCGGCTGGTCGTTGTTTCCACCAGCCAGTTGGAATTGGAAATGCCCTCGGCAATGCCTTTGGCCGAAACGAGCTCGCCCACATCGTAATGCGCGATCAGATCGCTCAGCGTTTCGGCAGAGAGCTGCGTGTAGACCGCCACGAAGCGGCCTATTCGGTCAGCTGGCGGGGCAGTTTGAAGACCATTTTTTCTTCGGTCGTCCGGACGGTCTCTTCCGTCACGTCCCGCATTTCACCCAGCTTGGCGATGACTTCACGAACGAGAACTTCCGGGGCCGAGGCGCCCGCTGTCACGCCGACTGTCTCGACATTTTCAAGCCATGCCGGGTCGATTTCGTCAGCCCGCTGGATAAGGTAGGATTTCGCGCCAATGCGCTCTGCCACTTCCACCAGCCGCAGCGAGTTGGAAGAGTTGGGCGCACCGATGACCAGCACCAGCTGGCAGTCGCCAGCAATCGCCTTGACGGATGCCTGCCGGTTTGACGTGGCATAGCAAATGTCTTCGGCGCGGGGAGCGACAATCTGCGGATAGCGCGCCTTCAGAGCCTCGATGACTTCTGCCGTATCGTCCACCGAAAGCGTGGTCTGTGTGAGAAAGGCGAGATCGTCTTCCTCTGTGAAGGTCAGCTTGGCGACATCGTCCACCGTTTCGACCAGCGTCATCCGGCCTTCGGGAACCTGTCCCATCGTGCCGATCACTTCGGGGTGGCCCTGATGGCCGATGAAGATGATGTGCTGGCCTTTTTCGATCTGCCGTTCAGCCTGGCGATGGACCTTGCTCACCAGCGGGCAGGTAGCGTCGAGATAGATCATCTCACGCCGCTCAGCCTCTGCCGGGACCGATTTGGGCACGCCATGCGCACTGAACACCACCGGCGCATCGTCCGGCACTTCGTCCAGTTCCTCGACAAAGATTGCACCTTTTTCGCGCAGGCCTTCGACCACATAGCGATTGTGCACAATCTCGTGCCGGACATAGACCGGCGCGCCATAGCGTTCGATGGAACGCTCGACGATTTCGATCGCACGATCCACCCCCGCGCAGAACCCGCGCGGCGCGGCGATCAAGACCGTAAGCGGCAATTTTTCCTCGCCGGAGCGATTTTCCTGAAAGGGGGCGTTCATACTGTCGGCTCTAGCGGTTGTCGGTGCCCCGCGAAAGGGCTAGGGGCACTTCTTTCGGAAAAGAGATTTCGTTTCTCTTTGCCCGATATTCAAGTCAGGCCATTGCCCGGCCGCCCAGGTTTAAGGACGTATATGCAGTTTCGCCCCGCCTTTTTCGCCGCCACCGCATCTGCAATGCTGCTCGCCGCCTGTTCGGGCGAGGGTGAGCTTGTCGTCGATCAGGGTGTCGGGATCACTGCCCTGCGTTCTGTTTGCCCGGCTGTGGGCGTGCCCAACTACACCGGCGATGTGACGCTGTTTACTTCGCCCGAAGCCCGTACCGCAGACGCGCTGGATGTGACTGCCACCATCACCAATGTGCAGAGCACCTGTGATGAAACGGGCGCGCAGGTGTACACTAATGCGACGTTCGATGTGGTCGCCCAGCGCCGCAACACCAGCGGCGCACGCACGGTGGAACTGCCGTTCTTTTCGACTGTGATGCGCGGTGGAAACTCGGTCGTTTCGAAGCGTGTCGGCACTGTCACGCTGACATTTGCCGATGGACAGGCCCGCGCCCAGACGACTGGTACGGCAGGCGCTTTCGTCGATCGTGCCTCAGCAACGCTTCCCGAAGACATTCGCGAGCGTATCACGCGCAGGCGGCGTGCTGGCGACCAGTCGGCTGCCGTCGATCCGCTGACCGAGCCGGAAGTCCGTGCAGCTGTCGCTCGCGCCACATTCGAGCTGCTGATCGGCTTCCAGCTCGACGATGCGCAGCTGGAATACAACGCGACTCGCTGATTACATCGCCTCCGTCACTAGGCGGAAGTAGGCGCAATCATAGCCTTCCCCCGTGCATGCAAAAAGGCTAACCGGCCCCGCATGTCTGAAACACACACTCTCTACGCCGCTTTTGCGGAAAAAATCGATGCGGTGCTCGCCGCGCTTGAGGCGGAAGGCACGCTGCCGCCCGATACGCCGCGCCACAATGTCAGCGTAGAGCCTCCGCGCGATCCGTCGCATGGCGATCTCGCCACAAACGCCGCCATGGTGTTGGCCAAGCAGGCGAAGACCAATCCGCGCGCACTTGCGGAAAAGATCGTCGAGCACCTCGACCGGGATCCGCTGATCGAAAGCGCTGAGATTGCTGGGCCAGGCTTCATCAATCTGCGGCTCGCCCCGACTGTGTGGCGAGAGGAAATCGCTGCAATTGCTGCGCTTGGCGCTGCCTATGGCAAATCGACCATGGGTCAGGGCAAGCGGGTGAATGTGGAGTATGTCTCCGCCAACCCCACCGGCCCCATGCATATGGGCCATTGCCGCGGCGCGGTGGTGGGCGATGCGCTCGCCAGCCTGCTTGAATATGCCGGGCATGAGGTAACGCGCGAATATTATGTGAACGATGCGGGCAGCCAGGTGGACACGCTCGCCCGTTCGGCACACCTGCGCTACCGCGAGGCGCTGGGCGAGGACATCGGCGAAATTCCCGAAGGCTATTACCCCGGCGCCTATCTCATTTCGGTCGGCGAGGATGCGAAATCCGAATTCGGCGATCGCTACCAGGCCGCCGATGAGGAAGAGTGGCTGCCTATTTTCCGTGCCTTTGCGGTCGAGCGGATGATGGACATGATCAAGTCCGACCTCGGCCAGCTTGGTATCGAGCACGATGTGTTCGCTTCCGAAGCTGCGCTGCAGGCGGCGAAAAAGCCCGAAGCCGCAGAGGCATGGCTGCGCGAGCATGACCTTGTCTATGACGGCGTGCTGGAAGCACCCAAAGGCAAGGCCCCGCCAGAGGATTGGGAGCCTGTCGAACTGCCGCTGTTCCGCTCCACCAAATATGGTGACGATCAGGACCGTCCGATCAAGAAGTCCGGCGGCAAATGGACCTATTTCGGCGCCGATCTCGCCTATCACATGCAAAAGGCCGAAAAGGCTGACGAGCTGATCGACATCTGGGGCGCAGATCACTCAGGTACGGTGAAGCGCATCAAGGCGGCCGTCGCGGCATTGTCCGAAGGGCAAGGCAAGCCCATCCCCTTCGATGTGAAGCTGGTGCAGATGGTGCAGTTGCTGCGCGATGGCGAACCTGCAAAAATGTCCAAGCGTTCGGGCAATTTCGTGACGATTGCCGACATGGTCGAGGAAGTCGGCAAGGACGTGGTTCGCTTCTCCATGCTCACTCGCAAACCCGAAGCGCAGATGGATTTCGATTTCGCCAAGGTGGTAGAGGCGTCGAAGGACAATCCGGTGTTCTACGTGCAATATGCCCACGCGCGCATTTGCTCTATCCTGCGCAAGGCGGATGAGCAGGGCATTGAGCCTTCCGGCTACTCACTGGAATTGCTGGGCGAAGACGACCTTGCACTGGTCAAGCAGGCCGCACAATTCCCGCGCGAAGTGGAAGCGGCAGCGCGCGCGCGCGAACCGCATCGTATCGCCTTCTATCTCTATGATCTCGCAGCTGCCTTCCACGCCTTCTGGAATCTGGGCAATGATGACGCCGAAAAGCGCATTATCGTGGCACAGAACGCTGATTTGTCTGCGGCAAGGCTGTTCTTGGCCGCGCAGATAGGGCAGGTAATTCGTAACGGTCTCGCGCTACTGGGGGTCGATGCCGTCGAGGAGTTGTAAACCATGACCTATCCGGGTGAGGAAAATGAGGAGCTGGACGAATCCTGGGAAGAGGAAGAGCAGCTTGCTCTTGCTGACGAGGATGAAGAGCTCCCCTGGCTCGAAGGGGATGATTACGAAGACGAGGGCGGTTTCGATTTCCGCCTGATCGGCATTGCGCTGATGGGTCTCGCCGTGGTTGCTGCTGCGCTGTTCGGCGTGTGGTGGTTCACCAAGGACACACCCGATGCGGAACTGGTCGCCGATGGCAGCACGATCGAAGCGCCCGAGGGCGCTTACAAGCAGCGCCCCGAAGATCCCGGTGGCCGCGAAGTCTCCGGTACGGGCGATCAGGCATTTGAAGTGGCCGAGGGCGAAAGCACACGCGGCCGTATCGATACAAGCGATGGCGGGGATAGCGATGCGCGCCCCAGCATCGATCGCGAGCAGAATGGCGAAACTGGCTCAAGCAGTGAAACCGAAGCCACGGGCGGTGCCTATGTCCAGATCGGCGCATTCGGCAGCCGCTCGGATGCGCAGACGGCATGGAGCAGCGCTTCGAACCGTTTCAGCGCGCTGTCAGGCCTGCGCTATCGTATCGTCGAAGCTGAAGTGAACGGCGCGGATGTTTTCCGCCTGCAAGCCGTCGCGTCAGACCGCGCCGCCGCCGACAGCGTATGCCGCTCGATCCGCGCATCGGGCGGGGATTGCTACGTCCGCTGATCTAAGCGGCACGGCAGATGCCGTTTATCCCGGCGTTTTCCCCTATGCGCTATGGTGAACGGCTTGCGTGACTGGCGCTTTTCAGGCGTAAACGGAGCATATGACGCCCGCGATTTTCAGCCTTTCCAGTCCTAAGCTGACCGATGCCGAACGCGCCTTTTTCAAAGAGGCTGATCCGGCGGGATACATCCTGTTCGGCCGAAATATTGAAACGCGCGAGCAGGTGCGGGCGCTGACCGATGATCTGCGCAGCATCCAGGGCCGGGAGAAGCTGCTGATCAGCGTGGATCAGGAAGGTGGCCGTGTGTCGCGGATGAAACCGCCCGAATGGCCCGCCTATCCGCCGCAAGGTGTCTTCGCGCAGCTGTATGAGGTCGCACCGGCCAGCGCGATCCAGGCCGCGCGCGCCAATGCGCAATTGCTGGCGATGGATTTGCACGAGGTCGGCATCACCGTCGATTACCTGCCGCTGCTCGATGTTCGCGTAGAGGGCGCACATGACGTGATTGGTGACCGCGCATTGGGAGCAGAGCCCATGCAAGTCGCCGCGCTGGGCCGCGCTGTGCTCGAAGGCCTGACGCGCGGCGGTGTGACGGGGTGCGTCAAGCATATGCCGGGGCATGGGCGGGCCATGGTGGACAGTCATAAAGACTTACCTGTCGTCGATGCCGGTGAAGCGGAACTGGATGTCGACATCGCTCCGTTCAAGCGCCTCGCCGATGCTCCCATCGCGATGAGTGCGCACATCCGATACACCACATGGGATAGAGACAATCCGGCGACTTTGTCCGAGAAGGTCATCAGCGAAATCATACGTAGCCGCATAGGATTCGATGGCCTGCTGTTGACCGATGACATCGACATGGAAGCGCTGGATGGCACTATCCCCGAACGCTCCGCCCGCGCCATTGCGGCGGGTTGCGATGTCGTGCTCAATTGCTGGGGCAAGATGGAGGACATGGAGGGCACGGTGAAAGCTCTGCCCGCCATGTCGGATGCGGCGCGCAAACGGCTGGATAGGGCGCTGGTGAATGCGGGTACACCGACTGATCCTGCCCCTCGCGAAGATTTGCTGAAATTGCGCGATGGCCTGCTTGATGCTGCAGGAGTGGCGGCATGAGCGCGGCTATCGAAGAGGGCGGTCTTGTCGAACGCGCTGATGAGATAGCCGACGATGGTGACGAGTGGCGGGGGATCGCCGCGCCGGGCACGGTCGATGAAAACGCGCTCTATCTGGAGCTCGATGGCTGGGAAGGTCCGCTCGACCTTCTGCTGGACCTTGCGCGGCGGCAAAAGGTCGACCTGAAATCCATTTCCATCCTCGCGCTTGTCGATCAATATATTCACTACATTGAGCAGGCTGAGGCGTTGAAACTGGAGATCGCAGCCGATTATCTGGTGATGGCCGCCTGGCTCGCTTACCTCAAATCCGCCCTTCTCCTGCCCAAGGAAGAGCAGGAAGATCCGTCTCCCGAAGAGCTGGCTCTCAGGCTGCAATTGCGGCTTCAGCGACTTGGCGCGATGCGCGAAGCTGGCGCTCGGCTGATGGCGCGAGACCGGCTGGGCCGCGATGTCTTTGCACGTGGGGCACCTGAAGGCCTCAAGATTCTGCGCAAGAATGCGTGGCAGTGCGACTGGTACCAGCTCGTCCGCGCCTATGGTCAGGTCAAGCTGCGCACCGAGCCTGTCGTCCATATGGTCGCCGAACGCCCTGTCATGACGCTCGACAGTGCGCTCAATCGTGTTTCCGCGATGCTGGGTGTCACCGTCGACTGGATGGAAATCCGCGCTTTCCTCCCGGGCGACGCCGAACCCCGGCTCAAGAAAAGCGCGCTTGCATCAAGCTTCGTCGCGGCGCTGGAGCTCGCGCGGCTGGGCAAGGCGGAGCTTCGCCAGGACAAGACGTTCGGCCCACTCCACCTGCGGCGGATGAAGGTATGAGCGAGAAACCATCCGATCTGGTCCGTGCGGTGGAAGCATGCCTTTTCGCGGCGGAAGAGCCGATGACGCGCGAGCAAATCTCCGCGCATCTGGGCGATGCGGATGTGAAGGATGCTCTCGCTACCCTGCAAGATATCTACAGTGATCGTGGCATCATCCTGGTCGAGCGGGGTAAGCGCTGGCAATTCCAGACCGCGCCCGATCTTGCCCATCTGCTGCGCCGAGAGAAGGAACAGGTCCGTCGCCTTTCCCGCGCGGCAACAGAAGTGCTTGCGATCATCGCCTATCACGAACCGGTCAGCCGCGCGGAGATCGAAGCGATCCGCGGGGTGCAGACCAGCGGCGGAACGCTAGATGTGCTGATGGAGGCTGGCTGGGTGCGCGCGGCAGGCAGGCGCGAGGTGCCGGGGCGTCCGGTGATCTATGCGACGACGCCGGATTTTCTCGGCCATTTCGGACTCGAAAGCCGCAAGGACTTGCCGGGACTCGCCGAATTGAAAGCGGCAGGACTGCTCGATCCGGTGGACGATGCCTATGATGACATGGTCGCCAAGAAGGAAGAGCAATTGGCCGCCGAACAGGCTGCCGACGCTGAGGAAGCGGCCGAAAATGATGAAATGAACGAAGAGTTTTCGGATGAAGACAGTGCGGAGGAAACTGCAGCGCTGGAAACTCCGGACGAAAAGGCTTAAGTTAAGGCCTCAATCCCAATCGAGGAAAAACCATGCAGCCAGGTATTTGGCAGATTCTGATCGTCGCAATTGTTGTTCTCGTCCTTTTCGGGCGCGGCCGCATTTCGGAAATGATGGGCGATTTCGGCAAGGGAATCAGCAGCTTCAAAAAGGGCATGAGTGAAGAGACGCGTGCGTCTTCTGAAAAGAGCCCGCAGATCGAGGCTCCGGCAGACAATGCACCCGCAGCTTCGGAAACCACCGAAACGACGCCGCAGAACGACAAGACTGCCGGCTAATCCCGGCCCCGCGCGGCTGGTGAGGGCCCTGTAGATGTTCGATATTGGTGCAGTAGAATTGCTGCTCATCTTCGTGGTGGCGGTCCTCGTCATCGGCAAGGATGACATGCCGCTCGCGCTGCGCACCGTTGGGCGCTGGGTGGGTAAATTGCGCAAGATGTCGGCCCAGTTCCGATCCGGTCTCGATTCCATGGTCCGTGAGGCCGAGCTCGAAGACATGGAAAAGCGCTGGAAAGAGCAGAATGAGCGGATCATGCGCGAGCATCCCGAGGGCACTCCCGCGGAAATGGAGCCCACCGGTGCTCATCCCGCAAAGCCGGTCGCTCCTCCCAAGCCTAAGCCGGAAGACGAACCGCGCGACAAGGCAACGGAATTGAAAATTATCGCCGAGAAGCAGCGCGCTGCGGCCGAAGAGGCGGAGCGTGCTGCGCGCGAAGCGGAGCTGGAAGCGCTGGAAGAGCAGTCGGCCAAGCAGGCAGAGCTGCCACTCGCGGCAGACGACAAGGCCCCCGCAGCGACCGAGAGCAAGGATAGCTAGCCGATGGCTCTCAAAGTCAGCGATCTCGACGAGACACAGGCGCCGTTGCTCGATCATCTGGTTGAGCTGCGCGGGCGGCTGTTCAAAGCGGTGATCGCGCTCGGCATTGCCTTTGGCGTCTGCTTCTATTTCGCTGACGAGATTTTCGGCTTCCTCGTCCGCCCGCTGACCAAGGCTTTCCCGGAAGGGCAGGGCCAGTTGATCTACACGCGGCTCTACGAGGCGTTCTTCGTCGAGATCAAAGTTGCGCTCTTCGCGGCGATCTTCGTTTCCTTCCCGATCATTGCCAACCAGCTATGGCGCTTTGTCGCGCCCGGCCTCTATGCGAAGGAAAAGAAGGCTTTCCTGCCGTTCCTGATCGCCACCCCGATTCTTTTCATCCTCGGCGGTTCGCTGGCCTATTATGTGGTCATGCCGCTGGCTTTCACCTGGTTCTTGGGATTCCAGGGGGATGCCGGTGGCCTGAACGCTCAGGCCCTTCCGGCAATGGGCGAATATCTCGATCTGGTGATGCGATTCATCCTCGCCTTCGGCGTAAGCTTCCTGCTGCCTGTCGTCCTGATGCTGTTGAATGCAGCGGGCCTTGTGACGCGCGAACAGCTTGTGGCGGGGCGCAAATATGTGATTGTCGCCGTATTTGCAGTGGCAGCGATCATCACGCCGCCCGATGTGATCTCCCAGCTGATGCTCGCTGCACCGCTCATCCTGCTGTTTGAAGGCTCGCTCATCCTGATGCGGATCAGCGAGAGAAAGCGACGGAAGGCGGCGGAAAAAGAGGCAGCGGAACAGGCGAAGGTCGAACCAATCGCTGCATCGGCAGAAGCCGCTGCAGCTTCGAAAAGCGAAGACTGAGCTGTTACACGACCCCTGAGTAGCGACGCCTGTAGCTACGCGTCCGCTCACCCGGCAATCAAATCTTGTACAAACCTCTCCGGCGCTTAGCACACGGAAAGCAGGCAAAAAAAGGGGGCCGCAGCCCCCTTTTTCAAATTCGCTTGTCGCAGGCCTTACGGGCTGGCGGGCAGCGTATCGTCGTCGTCACCAACACCGGTTGCGATGATGATGCCGAGAATGATGACAGCGAGTGCGCCAAGGCCGATAAGCAAGCCGGCACCATTGTCACCGAAACCGTCTTCGCTCTCTTCCACGGGAGCCGGCAGACGATCATAGGCTGCTTCCTGAGCCATCGCCGGTGTCGCAACCAGTGCGCCAGCAACGGCAGCGGACGTAATAAACTTCTTCATCATCGAGTTACTCACCCCAATTTTTTCGATTCACATGCTTGCATAACGTCTCATCTTGGGAAAGGCGAGACCAAATATGTAACTATTTATTCTCCCGGCCCTTCAATGACCGGCTGTTGCAAGTCCGCATCATAAACACGCTGACCGGCAATCCACGTTTCCAACACTCTGATATCGCGAATTTCTTGCGATCCCACTAACAAAGGGTCTGCGGACAGGAAAACGAAATCGGCGCGTTCGCCGGGGACAAGCCTGCCAAAGCGCCCTTCGGCGAAACCGGCATAGGCGGCATTGGCGGTGTAGGCGGCGAGTGCCTGTTCGCGGCTGATCGCCTCTTCCGCGCGCCAGCCGCCTTGCGGTGCGCCATCAGCATTCATGCGGGTCACAGCAACTGCCAGGCCAGCGAGCGGATCGACCGGCTCCACAGGCGCATCGGTGCCAAAAGCAAGTGTTCCGCCGACATCGAGGATGGAGTTCCAGGCATAAGCGCCGCCGAGCCGGTCATCCCCCAGCCGCGCTTCGGCCATGAACATATCGCTGGTCTGGTGGACCGGCTGCATGCTGGCGATGATTCCGTTCCGGCCAAACCGCGCAATGTCTTCCGGACTCACGATTTGCGCATGTTCGATACGCCAGCGGCGATCGCCCGTGTAATCCTCGGACAATTCCTCGATTGCGGTCAGCGCTTCCTGATTGGCCGCATCGCCAATCGCGTGAACGGCGACTTGGAAATTGTCGAGCGCTGCGCGGCTCATCAGGTTCCGCAATTGCGTGCCGTTGAGCAGCGGCAGGCCGCGATTGCCGTGATCGTCCTCGTAATCATCGAGCAGCAAGGCACCGCGAGAGCCGAGCGCGCCGTCGAGGTACAGCTTCACGCCATTGAGCCGCAGGCGATCTTCATAAAGCCATTCAGTCGGGCGCGGGCCGCCGATGAGCAGCATGGTGTCCACCGAATCGGCATAGGCCATGACGCGGATCTGCAACCATCCGGCATCGCCCGCACGGCGAATGGTCATCCAGTCTTCAACCGTCGTGCCCATGTCGGCCATCGCGGTGATGCCATAGCTCAGCAGCAGGTTCTGCGCATTGTAGAGCGCCATGTCCCGATCTTCGGGCAAAGGCGGGGGGATTTGTTCTGCGATCATCGGCATGGCAGCATCGACGAGCACCCCTGCAGGCGCGCGCGATCCAGCCAGGCGCTCTATACGTCCGCCTTCGGGATCGGTGCTGCGCGCGGTGACCCCGCCTGCTTCCAGCGCCATGGTGTTGGCCCAGCCCGCATGGCCGTCCACACGCTCCAGCCAGACCGGACGGTCAGAGACGACCGCATCAAGGTCCGCCGCGGTCGGAAAACGCCCGAGGCCCCACAGTTCCTGATTCCAGCCGCGACCGATAATCCAAGGGCGGTCCGGGTAGGCTGCGGCATAGGCTTCGATCCGGCCCAGGGCCTCGCTGAGCGAAGTCGTGCCGGAGAGATCCAGCACAAGCGTGCCGAGGCCAAGTCCCATCAGATGCGCGTGGCCATCGATAAAGCCAGGCACCACCACGCGGCCTT is drawn from Aurantiacibacter sp. MUD61 and contains these coding sequences:
- the ispH gene encoding 4-hydroxy-3-methylbut-2-enyl diphosphate reductase, which gives rise to MNAPFQENRSGEEKLPLTVLIAAPRGFCAGVDRAIEIVERSIERYGAPVYVRHEIVHNRYVVEGLREKGAIFVEELDEVPDDAPVVFSAHGVPKSVPAEAERREMIYLDATCPLVSKVHRQAERQIEKGQHIIFIGHQGHPEVIGTMGQVPEGRMTLVETVDDVAKLTFTEEDDLAFLTQTTLSVDDTAEVIEALKARYPQIVAPRAEDICYATSNRQASVKAIAGDCQLVLVIGAPNSSNSLRLVEVAERIGAKSYLIQRADEIDPAWLENVETVGVTAGASAPEVLVREVIAKLGEMRDVTEETVRTTEEKMVFKLPRQLTE
- the thrB gene encoding homoserine kinase; this encodes MAVYTQLSAETLSDLIAHYDVGELVSAKGIAEGISNSNWLVETTTSRFILTMYERRIDVADLPFFLGLLDHLSAKGLPVPRTIHDMTGAASRMIDGKAVALIEFLPGVSIDNPTPSQAHNVGAVLARLHLAADDYSGRRTNDLGPGTSLHVLEQCGAEALASIDSELPDMLPMARSIAADWPQDLPRSVIHSDLFPDNVLMLGDEVSGLIDFYFACEDMMAYDLAVTHAAWSFADVGQTYNVDIGEALLAGYQSVRALGDAEIAAMPLLAQGACMRFISSRAQDWIDTPADALVTRKDPMDFVRRLQFYQSSGAGLFA
- a CDS encoding NAD(P)/FAD-dependent oxidoreductase, producing MTEVFDFAVIGAGMAGASIAAELAPHGRVLLAEAEDRPGYHTTGRSAAFREECYGGPDIVPLTLASGPYLQDGGFLTPRGGLYVARTGQEEEIESFLERFADAGVTIRRLNRAGLEQMLPGVLPGWDHALSQPNCADIDVGGLHQHYLSLARQGDVELRTRHRLVSAERDGAEWRLDFGTTGEVRAAVVINAAGAWADSVAQLCGARPIGIQPLRRTVAQLRVNPAAPADLPLTLDLSGDFYFRPESGKLWLSPHDETPSEPCDAAPEEMDIALAIDRFQNVVDWEIEAVEHKWAGLRSFSPDRLPVYGFDPVVDGFFWFAGQGGYGIQTAPAAARLGAQLASGQDRDAMTDALDVKLYTPDRFALPVA
- the rnhA gene encoding ribonuclease HI, whose amino-acid sequence is MKHVEIFTDGACKGNPGPGGWGALLRMGRHEKELVGSEAETTNNRMEMTAAIKALGALIEPCEVTLYTDSKYLIDGITKWVHGWKKRGWINASKKPVKNADLWHDLIEVASTHKITWQWVKGHNGHPENERVDQLASDAADAISRG
- a CDS encoding YegP family protein, coding for MAHHFQIYKDKAGEFRVRFKYNDEIMFSTEGYSSKASAKNAIESIQKNGPGAKIVDES
- the argS gene encoding arginine--tRNA ligase, which produces MSETHTLYAAFAEKIDAVLAALEAEGTLPPDTPRHNVSVEPPRDPSHGDLATNAAMVLAKQAKTNPRALAEKIVEHLDRDPLIESAEIAGPGFINLRLAPTVWREEIAAIAALGAAYGKSTMGQGKRVNVEYVSANPTGPMHMGHCRGAVVGDALASLLEYAGHEVTREYYVNDAGSQVDTLARSAHLRYREALGEDIGEIPEGYYPGAYLISVGEDAKSEFGDRYQAADEEEWLPIFRAFAVERMMDMIKSDLGQLGIEHDVFASEAALQAAKKPEAAEAWLREHDLVYDGVLEAPKGKAPPEDWEPVELPLFRSTKYGDDQDRPIKKSGGKWTYFGADLAYHMQKAEKADELIDIWGADHSGTVKRIKAAVAALSEGQGKPIPFDVKLVQMVQLLRDGEPAKMSKRSGNFVTIADMVEEVGKDVVRFSMLTRKPEAQMDFDFAKVVEASKDNPVFYVQYAHARICSILRKADEQGIEPSGYSLELLGEDDLALVKQAAQFPREVEAAARAREPHRIAFYLYDLAAAFHAFWNLGNDDAEKRIIVAQNADLSAARLFLAAQIGQVIRNGLALLGVDAVEEL